In Thermanaerothrix sp., the genomic window GGTTCCCCAAGCTGTCGTATATGTCCATCTTGCTGGTGTGGATGCTGCTTAAGCGGTTGTTAAGCGTAGCCACCGTGGTGGCCCCATCCTTAACCACGAGGCCCAACCCATCGGTGGTGGCCTGAACGGTAATGGCGTTGCCGCTCGGCGACTGGGCGGCGGTCAATATGTTCTGAGCAGCGCTCAGGTCAAAGGTTCCGTCCGCCTTGGTGGGAACCGTAAGTGAAAACCGGGTTGCGGCGCCGCCCGCCGAAGCGTCGGGCCCCCATAGCACCAGCTCCTTGTAGCCGTTGGCGGCAACGTCGTTGAACTCCGCCAGGTACCGATACACGTTGTTGGACGCGTCGGTCACGGTGAGCACCTCAAAGTCCATCATGGCGGAGAGGTCCACGGTGCTGCTGTTGGTTCCATCGGTGACCGTGAGCTTGCCGGTCAGAGGATCGTACGAAGCCCCCGTAAAGGCCCCCGCGGTGGTAACCTGGGTCAAGTTGGGAAGCAGCGACGTTGGGTCCACCGTGGGACCAGCGGCGGGGAACCCAAGCTGAACCGAGTTGGTCCCGTCCGTTAAGGTGAGGAAGTTGCCCACCGTACCGGCCTCCGCTATGTTGTTAAGCGTGTACGTGTTGGCGCCCAGGACTATCTTGACCGACGAGTCGTTGCCGGTTATGCCCATGGGAAGGTGCGATTTAACCCGGCTGTCCAGGTTGCACCGGTAACCCCCAAGCTGGGTCTTCCGGGCCTCAAGCTTCTGCCCCACCGGTATGTTTATGCTCCCCAAGGGGCCTTCGATGTACTTGGTGGGATCCGTGGGATCCTTCTCCATCTTGTACCCCTGGTACATGTAGCCCGATCCGGACATCACAAGGTTGCCGCCGGAGTCCAGGGTGGCGGATCCAGCCCTGGTGTAAAGGGTGTCCGCCCCGTTCTTAACCACGAAGTACCCGTCCCCGGACACCGCGAAGTCGTTTCGGTTGCCGGTGTACTGCATGGTGCCCTGGGTGTGTATGGTCTCCACGGCCCCCACCAGGCTTCCAAGACCTATCTGCATGGGGTTTATGCCGCCCCTGCCCTGCCCAGC contains:
- a CDS encoding flagellar hook protein FlgE; the protein is MLRSLYSGVTGVKGHQTYLDVVGNNIANVNTTGFKKSNVLFQDLLYQNVRGAMSPDAGQGRGGINPMQIGLGSLVGAVETIHTQGTMQYTGNRNDFAVSGDGYFVVKNGADTLYTRAGSATLDSGGNLVMSGSGYMYQGYKMEKDPTDPTKYIEGPLGSINIPVGQKLEARKTQLGGYRCNLDSRVKSHLPMGITGNDSSVKIVLGANTYTLNNIAEAGTVGNFLTLTDGTNSVQLGFPAAGPTVDPTSLLPNLTQVTTAGAFTGASYDPLTGKLTVTDGTNSSTVDLSAMMDFEVLTVTDASNNVYRYLAEFNDVAANGYKELVLWGPDASAGGAATRFSLTVPTKADGTFDLSAAQNILTAAQSPSGNAITVQATTDGLGLVVKDGATTVATLNNRLSSIHTSKMDIYDSLGNPHTLEVSWEKIDNNQWRWRAFLPDEPDITLTNNTGVINFDSLGKIEGVSEFDVTINFAALGAEDSTVKLDFSGRSFGKEAIEGVTQYGSAFTTKAYYQDGYPMGVLQDYAVSSDGTVQGVYSNGQRQPLYKMALALFANPQGLNKEGSTVFSESANSGIAQIVKPMEGGAGRIMGSNLEMSNVDLSQEFVNLIVAQRGFQANARVITTSDQVLEELINLKR